The following are from one region of the Silene latifolia isolate original U9 population chromosome 9, ASM4854445v1, whole genome shotgun sequence genome:
- the LOC141601450 gene encoding uncharacterized protein LOC141601450: MTATKDPAKMSAAIARHNSVKYDGLGEPSLLGDWCREFDNLFKVLNCPEELKVDQATHYLKGNAELWWNRNKAVIREAWKESDGPFISWKGFKDTLRGTFVPEHGRSKMSSEFDSFKMTEEMTIEDYHNKFLELAEYVSDLNYEEEVLALRFEKGLITRIKKRLAAGEPSTVEEVYQRAGHAERIANMVKEEKKDKGEKRKVEATSEGTGGKKKSNFNQHHLFSAGGAMSGGGFGRGRTTSGASGTKRPQCYGCGKFGHKIVQCRITTRRNSMNNMNEGFSSGTFNGFKTPAPSYGSNRFNGSWNNQRSYNNNNNNFQNRVNNSQGNGNGENQNGTGKQGMASTSTVQGGVKNSGKLFMIGKEAVEGDAHMVSGTFLTKSKPSYVLFDSAATHSFISSDHAKVMGLGDPVVIKDKLTIPSGESIICTKMFRNVNILIGEVLFPKDLIEFPLGGFEIILGMDWLSRNRAFIDCYQKKVSLKGPKGVRVSYRGFVVKPKVRLISTVTLKSCLRKGGELILCHWWDTCDAVKGVDKIPVVSEFRDVFPEEIPGLPAKRDVDFNIELKLELNLFLRQLTGWVLRSWRS, translated from the coding sequence ATGACTGCGACAAAGGATCCTGCTAAGATGAGTGCTGCTATTGCTCGTCATAACTCAGTGAAGTATGATGGACTTGGTGAACCGTCATTGCTGGGAGATTGGTGTAGGGAGTTTGACAACCTTTTCAAAGTCTTGAACTGTCCTGAGGAATTGAAAGTAGATCAAGCTACACACTACTTGAAAGGAAATGCTGAGTTGTGGTGGAACCGCAACAAGGCAGTGATTAGAGAGGCATGGAAGGAGAGTGATGGACCATTTATCTCATGGAAAGGATTTAAGGATACTTTGAGGGGCACGTTCGTACCTGAACATGGTAGGAGTAAGATGAGTTCGGAGTTTGATTCATTCAAAATGACAGAGGAGATGACCATAGAAGATTATCATAACAAATTCTTGGAATTAGCTGAGTATGTGTCAGATTTGAATTACGAAGAGGAGGTGTTGGCTttaaggtttgagaagggtttaATTACACGTATCAAGAAGAGGTTGGCAGCTGGAGAGCCAAGTACTGTTGAGGAAGTATACCAAAGAGCGGGACATGCTGAGAGAATTGCCAACAtggtgaaggaggaaaagaaagacaAGGGTGAAAAGAGGAAGGTTGAGGCTACGAGTGAAGGAACTGGAGGAAAGAAGAAGTCGAATTTCAATCAACACCATTTGTTTTCTGCCGGTGGAGCCATGAGTGGAGGTGGTTTCGGCCGTGGAAGGACGACAAGTGGAGCGAGTGGTACGAAGAGACCACAGTGCTATGGATGCGGAAAGTTTGGTCACAAGATTGTGCAGTGTAGGATTACTACGAGAAGGAATAGCATGAATAATATGAATGAAGGATTTAGTAGTGGAACTTTTAATGGATTTAAAACACCAGCACCTAGCTATGGAAGCAATCGTTTTAATGGATCTTGGAACAATCAGAGGagctataacaacaacaacaacaactttcAGAATCGTGTAAACAATAGCCAAGGCAATGGAAATGGAGAGAACCAGAATGGCACCGGGAAGCAAGGAATGGCATCGACATCTACGGTGCAGGGTGGTGTGAAGAACAGTGGCAAGTTGTTTATGATAGGAAAAGAGGCAGTTGAGGGAGATGCTCATATGGTTTCTGGTACTTTCCTAACCAAGTCTAAGCCATCTTATGTATTGTTTGATTCGGCAGCAACTCATTCATTTATATCTAGTGACCATGCTAAAGTGATGGGATTGGGTGACCCAGTAGTAATTAAAGATAAATTAACAATACCTTCTGGGGAATCGATAATATGCACCAAAATGTTTAGGAATGTGAATATCCTTATAGGCGAAGTTTTATTTCCTAAGGATTTAATAGAATTTCCGTTAGGAGGATTTGAGATTATTTTGGGAATGGATTGGTTGAGTAGAAATAGAGCTTTCATAGATTGTTATCAAAAGAAAGTATCTTTGAAAGGACCAAAGGGAGTAAGAGTTTCTTATAGGGGATTTGTGGTGAAACCCAAAGTGAGACTTATATCAACGGTTACCTTGAAGTCTTGTTTGAGGAAGGGAGGAGAGTTGATTTTGTGCCACTGGTGGGACACGTGTGACGCGGTAAAAGGCGTGGACAAAATTCCCGTAGTGAGTGAGTTTCGGGATGTGTTTCCAGAAGAAATTCCAGGTTTACCTGCAAAGAGAGATGTGGACTTTAATATTGAGCTTAAACTAGAACTGAACCTATTTCTAAGGCAACTTActggatgggtcctaaggagttggaggagttga
- the LOC141601451 gene encoding uncharacterized protein LOC141601451, translated as MKNLKTRLEEIGGNWADELSFVLWSDRTTPKVATGQTPFSLVYGAEAVIPSKVQVPTHRYVNASEERNQVEMASSLDTIDEPRTSAQIRMTAYKQTAARSYNKNERLRTLQVGDLVLRKVFPNTKNQSPGKFAYNWEGPYRIEGIVGNGAYKLETMDGEAVPRSWNIIHLKKYYV; from the coding sequence ATGAAGAACCTGAAAACAAGGCTGGAGGAGATAGGAGGCAACTGGGCAGATGAGCTCTCCTTCGTGCTGTGGTCTGATAGAACTACCCCTAAAgtggcaacaggtcaaacaccattCAGTCTGGTATATGGCGCCGAGGCAGTTATTCCCTCTAAGGTGCAAGTACCGACGCATCGATATGTCAATGCCTCCGAAGAGAGGAACCAGGTAGAAATGGCCAGTAGCCTGGATACCATTGATGAGCCAAGGACCAGTGCCCAAATCAGGATGACAGCCTACAAGCAGACAGctgccaggagttacaacaaaaatgaaagGCTGAGAACGCTGCAGGTAGGGGACCTGGTACTCAGGAAGGTATTCCCAAACACCAAGAATCAGAGTCCAGGAAAATTCGCCtacaactgggaaggtccctaccgcaTAGAAGGCATCGTGGGTAATGGGGCATACAAGTTGGAGACTATGGACGGGGAAGCTGTCCCTAGATCCTGGAACATCATTCACCTTAAAAAGTATTATGTCTGA